The Geothrix sp. DNA segment TCCGGGGATGACTTGTAGCTTACCCACTGCCGGATCCCGGTCGCCATGAAGGTTGGAAGGGGGGAACGTCAAAAAAAGAGTTGAAACACGCATTTTGATGAATGATCATGGAACCATGAGCGCGACACCCCTCCCCTCCGTGTTTCTGGCCCATGGCTCCCCCATGCTCGCCCTGGATGGAGAGGCCTGGGGTGAGGCGGTCTCGGCCCTGGGCCGGCGCCTGCCACCCCTTCGCGCCATCCTCGTCTGCTCGGCCCACTGGGAGGCAGCCGGTCCGTTCCGGCTGTCCTCGGCCGCGACTCCCGGCATCATGCATGATTTCGGCGGCTTTCCGGAGGCCCTGTACGGGCTGGACTACCCGGCACCCGGATCTCCAGAGCTGGCCGGCGAGGCAGCCGGATTGCTGCGGGAGGCGGGCCTGGAGGCGGTGCTGGATGCCCAGCGCCCCCTGGACCACGGGGCCTGGGTGCCCCTCCGCTACCTGAGTCCGGCTGCCGCCGTCCCGGTGGTGCAGCTGTCCCTGCCCCGTCCCCGCACACCGGAGCTGCTGCTGGCCGCGGGCCGGGCCCTGGCGCCGCTCCGCAGCCGCGGAGTGCTGATCCTGGGGAGCGGCGGGATCGTCCACAACCTCGGCCGCCTGGACTGGCAGGGGGCCGCGGAACCCCGGCCCTGGGCCGTGGCCTTCCAGCACTGGGTCCACGAGCGGCTGGCCGCCGGGGACCTGGCGGCCTTGGCGGATTGGCGACAGGCCCCGGGCGCCGCGGAATCCGTACCCACCTCCGAGCACCTGGACCCGCTCTTCGTGGCGGCGGCCGGGGGAACTTCCCCGGAAGCCATCTTCGAGGGCTGGCAGCTGGGCAGCCTCAGCCTGACGAGCTACGAGTTTCCCTAGGCTTCGGCCCGCTTCATGCTCCGGATGGCCACGGTCCAGATGATGCCGGTGAGGGCCAGCAGCTTCAGGACCTCGGGCCAGAAGGCTTCGAGGCCCACGCCGCGCAGCACGATGGCCCGGATGATGATGATGAAATGGGTGAGCGGCATGAGCTCACCGATCAGGTAGAAGGGCAGGGGCATGCCTTCGCGGGGGAAGATGTACCCGCTGAGGAAGATGAAGGGCAGGATCGTCAGCATGCTCATCTGGCCACTCTGGGCCTGGGTCTGGGCGATGGTGGAGATGCGGATCCCGATGCCCAGCATGGGGATGATGAACAGTCCGGCCATGGCATAGAGGAGCAGGACCGAGCCGGCCACGGGCACCTTGAAGAAGAGATGGGCGGTGCCGAAGAGGACGGTCATCTGGGCATAGGCCATGCCCACGACGGGAATGACCTTGCCGGCGAAGAGCTCCAGGGGCGTCACCGGCGTCACCAGGACCTGGTCCAGCGTCCCGCGCTCCTTCTCCCGCACGATGGCGCCGGACGCGAACATGACGCACGTCATGGAGAGGATGACGCCCACAAGGCCCGGGACAATGAAGGTGGGGCTGCGCAGGTCCGGGTTGTACCAGGGGCGGATCCGGACCTCGACCGGCATCACGGGCTTGGCCGCGCCGCCATAGCCCATGCGGTCGAAGAGCAGCTGGGTGTTCCGGAGCTGGCCTACGCCCGAGGCGGTCGCCATGGCGCTGGAAGCCGTCGTGGGGCTGGAGCCGTCCACGATGATCATCACTTCCCCGGTCTGGCCGGAGCGGATGCGGCGGGCGTAGTCGGGGGGGAACCAGACGCCGACCTGGGCCCTGCCGCGGTCGATGGCGTTCCGGAGGTCCGTCTCGGAACGCACCTCGACCTTCACGTCGAAGTACTGGGTGGCCACCAGGCCGTCCACGAAGCTGCGGCTCTCCTGGCTCTGGGATTCGTCCAGGACCACGGCGGGCATGTGCTTGACGTCGTAGTTGATGGCGAGCCCGAAGATGACGAGCTGCATGAGCGGCATGCCCAGGGTGAAGGCGAGGGTCAGGCGGTCCCGCCGGAGCTGCAGGAACTCTTTCCAGACCAGGGCCTTGATGCGGTTCCACATGGCGTACCTCAAGCGACTCGGGAGCGCTGGACCAGATCCACGAACAGGTCTTCCAGCGAGGGCGGTTCGGGGGGAAGGGCTTCGAAGGCGAACCCTTCGAGTCGCAGCCGATCCAGCAGGCCTGCGGGTTCCAGCCCGGCGGGCAGGGAGAGGCGGACGCTGCGGCCCAGCAGCTCGGCGGCCAGCACCTCCGGGTGGGTCCGGGCGGCCGCCTGGAGGGGCCGGAACTGCTCGGTCCGGAGTTCGAGGACCTGGCGGCCCAGTGCCTCCTTCAAGGCACGGGGTCTCCCGTAGGCCATGAGCCTGCCGCCCAGGATGAAGGCCAGCCGGTCGCACTGGTCGGCCTCGCCGAGGTTGTGGGTGGTGACGAGGATGCTCATACCCTCGGCCACGAGCTCGTCCATGGCCTCCCAGAACAGGCGCCGGCGCAGGGGGTCCACGCCGCTGGTGGGCTCGTCCAGGAAGAGGATCCGGGGGCGGTGCAGGGTGGCGGAG contains these protein-coding regions:
- a CDS encoding DODA-type extradiol aromatic ring-opening family dioxygenase; amino-acid sequence: MSATPLPSVFLAHGSPMLALDGEAWGEAVSALGRRLPPLRAILVCSAHWEAAGPFRLSSAATPGIMHDFGGFPEALYGLDYPAPGSPELAGEAAGLLREAGLEAVLDAQRPLDHGAWVPLRYLSPAAAVPVVQLSLPRPRTPELLLAAGRALAPLRSRGVLILGSGGIVHNLGRLDWQGAAEPRPWAVAFQHWVHERLAAGDLAALADWRQAPGAAESVPTSEHLDPLFVAAAGGTSPEAIFEGWQLGSLSLTSYEFP
- a CDS encoding ABC transporter permease — encoded protein: MWNRIKALVWKEFLQLRRDRLTLAFTLGMPLMQLVIFGLAINYDVKHMPAVVLDESQSQESRSFVDGLVATQYFDVKVEVRSETDLRNAIDRGRAQVGVWFPPDYARRIRSGQTGEVMIIVDGSSPTTASSAMATASGVGQLRNTQLLFDRMGYGGAAKPVMPVEVRIRPWYNPDLRSPTFIVPGLVGVILSMTCVMFASGAIVREKERGTLDQVLVTPVTPLELFAGKVIPVVGMAYAQMTVLFGTAHLFFKVPVAGSVLLLYAMAGLFIIPMLGIGIRISTIAQTQAQSGQMSMLTILPFIFLSGYIFPREGMPLPFYLIGELMPLTHFIIIIRAIVLRGVGLEAFWPEVLKLLALTGIIWTVAIRSMKRAEA
- a CDS encoding ABC transporter ATP-binding protein, with amino-acid sequence MAEPVLEVQGLTRRFGAFTAVSDLSFEVQGGEIFGFLGPNGAGKSTAIRMLCGVLAPSAGQARALGRDLFTEADQVRAHMGYMSQKSSLLTDLTVAENLRFFGGLYGLGGRVLASEVEFRLREMQVWEHRDLLVSTLSTGVRQRVALASATLHRPRILFLDEPTSGVDPLRRRLFWEAMDELVAEGMSILVTTHNLGEADQCDRLAFILGGRLMAYGRPRALKEALGRQVLELRTEQFRPLQAAARTHPEVLAAELLGRSVRLSLPAGLEPAGLLDRLRLEGFAFEALPPEPPSLEDLFVDLVQRSRVA